The Streptomyces sp. DH-12 genome has a window encoding:
- a CDS encoding type III pantothenate kinase, translating to MLLTIDVGNTHTVLGLFDGDEIVEHWRISTDARRTADELAVLLQGLMGMHPLLGDELGDGVDGIAICATVPSVLHELREVTRRYYGDVPAVLVEPGVKTGVPIQFDNPKEVGADRIINAVAANELYGGPAIVVDFGTATTFDAVSARGEYVGGVIAPGIEISVEALGVKAAQLRKIEVARPRTVIGKNTVAAMQSGIVYGFAGQVDGVVHRMARELSDDPDDVTVIATGGLAPMVLGEATVIDEHEPWLTLIGLRLVYERNVSRM from the coding sequence ATGCTGCTGACCATCGACGTGGGCAACACGCACACCGTTCTCGGCCTGTTCGACGGCGACGAGATCGTCGAGCACTGGCGCATCTCCACGGACGCGCGCCGCACCGCGGACGAGCTGGCGGTGCTCCTGCAGGGCCTGATGGGCATGCACCCCCTGCTCGGCGACGAACTGGGCGACGGCGTCGACGGCATCGCCATCTGCGCGACCGTCCCGTCCGTGCTGCACGAACTGCGCGAGGTCACCCGCCGCTACTACGGCGACGTGCCCGCGGTGCTGGTGGAGCCGGGCGTGAAGACGGGCGTGCCGATCCAGTTCGACAACCCCAAGGAGGTCGGCGCCGACCGCATCATCAACGCGGTCGCCGCCAACGAGCTGTACGGCGGCCCGGCGATCGTCGTCGACTTCGGCACGGCGACGACCTTCGACGCGGTCTCCGCGCGCGGGGAGTACGTCGGCGGGGTCATCGCGCCCGGCATCGAGATCTCGGTGGAGGCGCTCGGCGTCAAGGCGGCCCAGCTCCGCAAGATCGAGGTGGCCCGGCCCCGCACGGTCATCGGCAAGAACACGGTCGCGGCGATGCAGTCGGGCATCGTCTACGGCTTCGCCGGCCAGGTGGACGGAGTCGTCCACCGCATGGCGCGGGAGCTGTCGGACGACCCGGACGACGTCACCGTCATCGCCACGGGCGGACTCGCGCCGATGGTGCTGGGGGAGGCCACGGTGATCGACGAACACGAGCCGTGGCTGACCCTGATCGGCCTCCGCCTGGTCTACG
- the nadC gene encoding carboxylating nicotinate-nucleotide diphosphorylase yields the protein MTTPDLPLVSSDGCGDGCACGAGEEDAYLECGLDPALAQLLADAGLDPVEVEDIANVALQEDLAHGVDVTTVATIPEDAVATADFTAREAGTVAGLRVAEAVMSIVCTEEFEVERHVEDGDRVAAGQVLLSVTTRTRDILTAERSALNLLCRLSGIATATRAWADALEGTRAKVRDTRKTTPGLRSLEKFAVRCGGGVNHRMSLSDAALVKDNHVVAAGGVAQAFRAVREQFPDVPIEVEVDTLHQLREVLDAGADLILLDNFTPGECQEAVALVAGRAALEASGRLTLAHAKAYADTGVDYLAVGALTHSSPILDIGLDLRAAE from the coding sequence GTGACCACCCCCGACCTTCCCCTCGTCTCCTCCGACGGCTGCGGCGACGGCTGCGCCTGCGGCGCCGGCGAGGAGGACGCCTACCTGGAGTGCGGGCTCGACCCCGCGCTCGCCCAGCTCCTGGCCGACGCGGGGCTCGACCCCGTCGAGGTCGAGGACATCGCCAACGTCGCCCTCCAGGAGGACCTGGCGCACGGCGTGGACGTGACCACGGTCGCGACCATCCCGGAGGACGCCGTCGCCACCGCCGACTTCACCGCGCGGGAGGCGGGCACGGTGGCCGGCCTCCGGGTCGCCGAGGCGGTCATGTCGATCGTCTGCACCGAGGAGTTCGAGGTCGAGCGGCACGTGGAGGACGGCGACCGCGTGGCGGCCGGACAGGTGCTCCTGTCGGTCACCACCCGCACCCGCGACATCCTCACCGCCGAGCGCAGCGCCCTCAACCTGCTGTGCCGCCTGTCCGGCATCGCGACGGCCACGCGCGCGTGGGCGGACGCGCTGGAGGGCACCAGGGCGAAGGTGCGCGACACCCGCAAGACCACGCCGGGGCTGCGCAGTCTGGAGAAGTTCGCCGTGCGCTGCGGCGGCGGCGTCAACCACCGCATGTCCCTGTCGGACGCGGCGCTGGTCAAGGACAACCACGTGGTGGCCGCCGGCGGTGTCGCGCAGGCGTTCCGGGCCGTCCGCGAGCAGTTCCCCGACGTCCCGATCGAGGTCGAGGTCGACACCCTGCACCAGCTCCGCGAGGTCCTGGACGCGGGCGCCGACCTCATCCTGCTGGACAACTTCACCCCCGGCGAGTGCCAGGAGGCCGTGGCCCTCGTCGCCGGCCGCGCGGCGCTGGAGGCCTCCGGCCGCCTCACCCTCGCCCATGCCAAGGCGTACGCCGACACGGGCGTCGACTACCTCGCCGTGGGCGCCCTCACCCACTCCTCGCCGATCCTCGACATCGGCCTCGACCTGCGCGCTGCGGAGTAG
- a CDS encoding L-aspartate oxidase, with the protein MTSTGIRLHAPAPGWSIDADVVVVGSGVAGLTAALRCEAAGLTTVVVTKARLDDGSTRWAQGGIAAALGEGDTPEQHLDDTLVAGAGLCDEEAVRILVTEGPDAVRRLIATGAQFDESTDGGLELTREGGHHRRRIAHAGGDATGAEISRALVEAVRASGRGEREALSAEGGGGRRAGMRIIENALVLDLLTDAEGRTAGVTLHVMGEGQHDGVGAVHAPAVVLATGGMGQVFSATTNPAVSTGDGVALALRAGAEVSDLEFVQFHPTVLFLGPDAEGQQPLVSEAVRGEGAHLVDGDGVRFMLGQHELAELAPRDIVAKGIMRRMREQDAEHMYLDARHFGAEMWERRFPTILAACRAHGIDPVTGLVPVAPAAHYASGGVRTDSHGRTTVPGLYACGEVACTGVHGANRLASNSLLEGLVYAERIAADIARTGLRARVPQPLPTAERPAHPLLPPEARLAIQRIMTRGAGVLRSEASLAEAADRLHRLHADARDALDENGKTAEPGVDTWEATNLLCVARVLVAAARRREETRGCHWREDRPERDDTAWRRHIVVRLNPDRSLAVRTTDTTDFPPTLTQAQEQ; encoded by the coding sequence GTGACCAGCACAGGCATAAGACTGCACGCGCCCGCCCCCGGCTGGTCCATCGACGCGGACGTGGTGGTCGTCGGCTCCGGCGTCGCCGGTCTCACCGCCGCCCTCCGCTGCGAGGCCGCCGGTCTGACGACCGTGGTCGTCACCAAGGCGCGCCTCGACGACGGCTCGACCCGCTGGGCGCAGGGCGGCATCGCCGCGGCGCTCGGCGAGGGCGACACCCCCGAGCAGCACCTGGACGACACCCTGGTCGCCGGCGCCGGACTGTGCGACGAGGAGGCGGTGCGCATCCTGGTCACCGAGGGCCCCGACGCCGTACGGCGGCTCATCGCGACCGGCGCGCAGTTCGACGAGTCCACCGACGGGGGCCTGGAACTCACCCGCGAGGGCGGTCACCACCGCCGCCGCATCGCCCACGCGGGCGGCGACGCCACCGGCGCGGAGATCTCCCGCGCCCTGGTCGAGGCGGTCCGCGCGAGCGGGAGGGGCGAGCGCGAAGCGCTCTCGGCCGAGGGTGGTGGCGGGCGACGGGCGGGCATGCGCATCATCGAGAACGCGCTCGTGCTGGACCTGCTCACCGACGCCGAGGGCCGCACCGCCGGCGTCACCCTGCACGTCATGGGAGAGGGCCAGCACGACGGCGTCGGCGCGGTGCACGCGCCCGCCGTGGTGCTCGCCACCGGCGGCATGGGCCAGGTGTTCTCCGCGACCACCAATCCGGCCGTCTCCACCGGCGACGGGGTCGCCCTCGCGCTGCGCGCGGGCGCCGAGGTGAGCGACCTGGAGTTCGTCCAGTTCCACCCCACGGTGCTGTTCCTCGGTCCGGACGCGGAGGGCCAGCAGCCGCTGGTCTCCGAGGCGGTGCGCGGCGAGGGCGCCCACCTGGTGGACGGCGACGGCGTGCGCTTCATGCTCGGGCAGCACGAACTGGCCGAGCTGGCGCCCCGGGACATCGTCGCCAAGGGCATCATGCGCCGCATGCGGGAGCAGGACGCCGAGCACATGTACCTCGACGCCCGCCACTTCGGCGCCGAGATGTGGGAGCGCCGCTTCCCGACCATCCTGGCCGCCTGCCGCGCCCACGGCATCGACCCGGTCACCGGGCTCGTGCCCGTCGCCCCGGCCGCCCACTACGCCTCCGGCGGCGTCCGCACCGACTCCCACGGCCGCACCACCGTGCCCGGCCTGTACGCGTGCGGTGAGGTCGCCTGCACCGGCGTGCACGGCGCCAACCGGCTCGCGTCCAACTCGCTCCTCGAAGGCCTCGTCTACGCCGAGCGCATCGCCGCCGACATCGCCCGCACCGGCCTCCGCGCGCGCGTGCCGCAGCCGCTGCCCACGGCGGAGCGCCCCGCCCACCCGCTGCTCCCGCCGGAGGCCCGCCTCGCCATCCAGCGGATCATGACCCGCGGCGCGGGCGTCCTGCGCTCCGAGGCGTCCCTGGCCGAGGCCGCCGACCGCCTGCACCGGCTGCACGCCGACGCGCGCGACGCCCTCGACGAGAACGGCAAGACCGCCGAGCCGGGCGTCGACACCTGGGAGGCCACCAACCTGCTGTGCGTCGCCCGCGTCCTGGTGGCCGCCGCCCGGCGGCGCGAGGAGACCCGCGGCTGCCACTGGCGCGAGGACCGTCCCGAGCGCGACGACACGGCGTGGCGCCGCCACATCGTCGTACGGCTGAATCCCGACCGATCGCTGGCGGTGCGCACCACCGACACCACAGACTTCCCCCCGACCCTCACCCAGGCCCAGGAGCAGTGA
- the panC gene encoding pantoate--beta-alanine ligase — translation MTATLLRTAADLHDRARTGRRAVVMTMGALHEGHATLIRTARTIAGPEGEVVVTVFVNPLQFGAGEDLDRYPRTLDADVELAGRSGADAVFAPSVDEVYPGGEPQVRISAGPMGERLEGAARPGHFDGMLTVVAKLLHLTRPDVALYGQKDAQQLALIRRMVRDLNFGVEIVGVPTVREEDGLALSSRNRYLSPAERRTALALSRALFAGRDRHAAQEALRARAREVPASRARAEALSAIGESRAAADAHAVATTAGGPAAVRAAARLVLDEAARLDPPLQLGYLALVDPSDFTEIGDDFTGEAVLAVAARVGATRLIDNIPLTFGTFGDAS, via the coding sequence ATGACCGCCACCCTGCTGCGCACCGCCGCCGACCTGCACGACCGCGCGCGTACCGGCCGCCGTGCCGTGGTGATGACCATGGGCGCGCTGCACGAGGGCCACGCCACGCTGATCCGCACCGCCCGGACGATCGCCGGGCCCGAGGGCGAGGTCGTCGTCACCGTCTTCGTCAACCCGCTGCAGTTCGGCGCGGGCGAGGACCTGGACCGCTACCCGCGCACCCTGGACGCCGACGTCGAGCTGGCCGGACGGTCCGGCGCGGACGCCGTGTTCGCCCCGTCCGTGGACGAGGTCTACCCGGGCGGCGAACCCCAGGTCCGGATCAGCGCCGGGCCCATGGGCGAGCGGCTGGAGGGCGCCGCCCGCCCCGGGCACTTCGACGGCATGCTCACCGTCGTGGCGAAGCTGCTGCACCTCACCCGGCCCGACGTCGCCCTCTACGGGCAGAAGGACGCCCAGCAGCTCGCCCTGATCCGGCGCATGGTGCGCGACCTGAACTTCGGGGTGGAGATCGTCGGCGTGCCCACCGTCCGCGAGGAGGACGGGCTCGCCCTGTCCAGCCGCAACCGTTACCTGTCGCCCGCCGAGCGGCGCACCGCGCTCGCCCTGTCGCGGGCCCTGTTCGCGGGCCGCGACCGGCACGCCGCGCAGGAGGCGCTGCGCGCCCGCGCCCGCGAGGTGCCCGCCTCCCGCGCGCGTGCCGAGGCGCTCAGCGCGATCGGCGAGTCCCGCGCCGCGGCCGACGCGCACGCCGTCGCCACGACCGCCGGCGGTCCCGCCGCGGTCCGCGCCGCCGCCCGCCTGGTGCTGGACGAGGCCGCCCGCCTCGACCCGCCGCTCCAGCTCGGCTACCTGGCCCTGGTGGACCCGTCGGACTTCACCGAGATCGGCGACGACTTCACCGGTGAGGCCGTCCTCGCGGTCGCCGCGCGCGTGGGCGCCACCCGGCTGATCGACAACATCCCCCTGACGTTCGGAACGTTCGGAGACGCCTCGTGA
- a CDS encoding DUF2520 domain-containing protein produces the protein MNTTPQPDPRDRPARLTVGVVGAGRVGPALAASLQLAGHRPVAVSAVSDASRRRAEQMLPDVPVVPPAEVLQRSELVLLTVPDDALPELVAGLADTGAVRPGQLLVHTSGRYGAQVLDPALRAGALPLALHPAMTFTGTPVDVQRLAGCSFGVTAPEELRLAAEALVIEMGGEPEWIAEEKRPLYHAALALGANHLVTLVAQSLELLRTAGVGAPDRMLGPLLGAALDNALRSGDAALTGPVARGDAGTVAAHVAELREHAPGTVAGYLAMARATADRALAHGLLKPELAEPLLGVLADPGDGTGGTGSAPGDTP, from the coding sequence GTGAACACAACCCCACAGCCCGATCCCCGGGACCGCCCCGCACGGCTCACCGTCGGCGTCGTAGGCGCCGGACGCGTGGGCCCCGCCCTGGCCGCGTCCCTCCAGCTGGCCGGGCACCGCCCGGTGGCCGTCTCCGCCGTCTCCGACGCGTCCCGGAGGCGGGCCGAGCAGATGCTGCCGGACGTGCCGGTGGTGCCGCCCGCCGAGGTGCTCCAGCGGTCCGAGCTGGTGCTGCTGACCGTCCCCGACGACGCCCTGCCCGAGCTGGTCGCGGGACTCGCCGACACCGGCGCCGTGCGCCCCGGGCAGCTCCTCGTGCACACCTCCGGCCGCTACGGCGCGCAGGTCCTCGACCCCGCCCTGCGCGCGGGCGCGCTGCCGCTGGCCCTGCACCCGGCGATGACGTTCACCGGCACCCCCGTGGACGTGCAGCGGCTCGCCGGCTGTTCCTTCGGCGTCACCGCGCCCGAGGAACTGCGGCTGGCCGCCGAAGCCCTGGTCATCGAGATGGGCGGCGAGCCCGAGTGGATCGCCGAGGAGAAGCGCCCGCTCTACCACGCCGCCCTCGCCCTGGGCGCCAACCACCTGGTCACCCTGGTCGCCCAGTCCCTGGAACTGCTGCGCACCGCGGGCGTCGGCGCCCCCGACCGGATGCTCGGCCCGCTGCTCGGCGCCGCCCTGGACAACGCCCTGCGCTCCGGCGACGCCGCCCTCACCGGACCGGTCGCCCGCGGCGACGCCGGCACGGTCGCCGCGCACGTCGCCGAGCTGCGCGAGCACGCCCCCGGGACCGTCGCCGGGTACCTGGCCATGGCCCGCGCCACCGCCGACCGCGCCCTCGCCCACGGACTGTTGAAGCCGGAGCTCGCCGAACCCCTCCTCGGAGTGCTCGCCGACCCGGGCGACGGGACCGGCGGCACCGGAAGCGCCCCGGGTGACACCCCATGA
- a CDS encoding DUF5937 family protein: MGVHIDITGLRPERIAVVISPLAELGMALHTLSEPAHHPGLQAWVTGVTARLDPHLADRMCEADFLWRTTFSDLFLACAGVPGRTALPGGTLAEELDLLDKLSDEQFVAAALEFTCALPYDVPGRGPLTDEGLRRRALELAAARGPRQMLFTERLLTDPPLTRAWLRQFLQDCDEAFFAETWSRLRHQLAADARLKTDLLRRKGLGEALTSVSSAVTLDEAAGRISVDKLGDGRTTTGDGGLLLIPTSLGRPHLMVLHRHGWQPVLHYPVGSPAWAAPPTVEQLALRMTALSHPVRMRMCRHLARSAYTTGELAQVHGMTAPEISRHLGVLKKAGLITTHRRGRYVLHQLDVTVVARLGSDFLEGILR, translated from the coding sequence ATGGGCGTGCACATCGACATCACCGGGCTGCGGCCGGAGCGGATCGCCGTCGTGATCTCCCCGCTGGCCGAGCTGGGCATGGCGCTGCACACGCTGTCCGAGCCGGCCCACCACCCCGGTCTCCAGGCGTGGGTCACGGGGGTGACCGCGCGGCTGGACCCGCATCTCGCGGACCGCATGTGCGAGGCGGACTTCCTGTGGCGCACGACGTTCTCCGACCTGTTCCTGGCCTGCGCGGGGGTGCCGGGCCGCACGGCGCTGCCCGGCGGCACGCTCGCCGAGGAGCTGGACCTGCTGGACAAGCTGTCGGACGAGCAGTTCGTGGCCGCCGCCCTGGAGTTCACCTGCGCGCTCCCCTACGACGTGCCGGGACGCGGACCGCTCACCGACGAGGGGCTGCGCCGCCGCGCACTCGAGCTGGCCGCCGCGCGGGGACCGCGACAGATGCTGTTCACCGAGCGGTTGCTGACCGATCCGCCGCTCACCAGGGCGTGGCTGCGGCAGTTCCTCCAGGACTGCGACGAGGCGTTCTTCGCCGAGACGTGGTCCCGGCTGCGGCACCAGCTCGCCGCGGACGCCCGCCTCAAGACGGACCTGCTACGCCGCAAGGGCCTGGGCGAGGCGCTGACGTCGGTGTCCTCCGCCGTGACGCTGGACGAGGCGGCGGGCCGGATCAGCGTCGACAAGCTGGGCGACGGCCGCACCACCACCGGTGACGGCGGGCTGCTGCTGATCCCCACCAGCCTCGGCCGGCCGCACCTGATGGTGCTGCACCGGCACGGCTGGCAGCCCGTGCTGCACTATCCGGTCGGCTCCCCTGCGTGGGCCGCCCCTCCGACGGTCGAGCAGCTCGCCCTCCGGATGACCGCGCTGTCCCACCCGGTGCGGATGCGCATGTGCCGCCATCTGGCCCGCAGCGCGTACACCACCGGCGAGCTGGCGCAGGTGCACGGCATGACCGCGCCGGAGATATCCCGGCACCTGGGCGTGCTGAAGAAGGCGGGCCTGATCACCACCCACCGCCGTGGCCGCTACGTCCTGCACCAGCTCGACGTGACGGTGGTGGCCCGCCTCGGCAGCGACTTCCTGGAGGGCATCCTCCGCTGA
- a CDS encoding AAA family ATPase, with the protein MLLWINGPFGGGKTQTAHEIRRRLAGSVVCDPEQPGFGLHRMLPRELRGDFQDLKAWRQGVVEVLDLTLTRREGVVIAPMTVTDPGHFAETVGRLRELGHDVRHFTLLAERETVLRRLRERGPGQLLRTGTLRRESWAVERLDHCLERLAEPEFAEHLWTDHSTVPKTADRIAVLAGLRLRPNHEGRLRTRLRQAGVGLRHIRLD; encoded by the coding sequence ATGCTCCTGTGGATCAACGGCCCTTTCGGGGGCGGCAAGACACAGACCGCACACGAGATACGGCGCCGCCTGGCGGGCAGCGTCGTCTGCGACCCCGAGCAGCCCGGCTTCGGCCTCCACCGCATGCTGCCGCGTGAACTGCGCGGTGACTTCCAGGACTTGAAGGCCTGGCGGCAGGGCGTCGTGGAGGTCCTCGACCTCACCCTCACCCGGCGCGAGGGCGTGGTGATCGCGCCGATGACCGTCACCGACCCCGGCCACTTCGCCGAGACCGTGGGCCGGCTGCGCGAACTGGGCCACGACGTGCGGCACTTCACGCTGCTCGCCGAGCGGGAGACGGTGCTGCGGCGGCTGCGGGAACGCGGCCCGGGGCAGCTGCTGCGCACCGGAACCCTGCGACGGGAGAGCTGGGCGGTCGAGCGGCTCGACCACTGCCTGGAGCGGCTCGCCGAGCCGGAGTTCGCCGAGCACCTGTGGACCGACCACAGCACCGTGCCGAAGACGGCCGACCGCATCGCCGTCCTGGCCGGCCTCCGTCTGCGCCCCAACCACGAGGGCCGCCTGCGCACCCGGCTCCGCCAGGCGGGCGTGGGGCTGCGCCACATCCGTCTCGACTGA
- a CDS encoding response regulator transcription factor → MTIRVMLVDDQALLRTGFRMVLAAQPDMEVVAEAGNGVEALEVLRATAVDVVLMDVRMPKLDGVEATRRICADTDPPKVLILTTFDLDEYAFSGLKAGASGFMLKDVPPGELLSAIRAVHSGDAVVAPSTTRRLLDRFAPMLPSSGKQPEHKELERLTEREREVMVLVAQGLSNGEIASRLVLSEATVKTHVGRILTKLGLRDRVQVVVLAYETGLVRAGGHG, encoded by the coding sequence ATGACGATCCGCGTGATGCTCGTCGACGACCAGGCGCTGCTGCGCACCGGTTTCCGGATGGTGCTCGCCGCCCAGCCGGACATGGAGGTCGTCGCGGAGGCGGGCAACGGCGTGGAGGCCCTGGAGGTGCTGCGGGCCACCGCCGTCGACGTGGTGCTGATGGACGTCCGCATGCCGAAGCTCGACGGTGTGGAGGCCACCCGCAGGATCTGCGCGGACACCGACCCGCCGAAGGTGCTCATCCTCACCACCTTCGACCTCGACGAGTACGCCTTCTCCGGGCTGAAGGCGGGCGCGTCCGGCTTCATGCTCAAGGACGTGCCGCCCGGCGAACTGCTCAGCGCGATCCGCGCCGTGCACAGCGGCGACGCCGTGGTGGCCCCCTCCACCACCCGCCGGCTCCTGGACCGGTTCGCGCCGATGCTGCCCAGCAGCGGCAAGCAGCCCGAGCACAAGGAGCTGGAGCGGCTCACCGAACGCGAGCGCGAGGTCATGGTGCTGGTCGCGCAGGGCCTGTCGAACGGGGAGATCGCGTCCCGCCTGGTGCTCTCCGAGGCGACCGTGAAGACGCACGTGGGCCGCATCCTCACCAAGCTGGGGCTGCGGGACCGGGTGCAGGTGGTCGTCCTCGCCTACGAAACGGGCCTGGTGCGGGCCGGCGGACACGGCTGA
- a CDS encoding sensor histidine kinase gives MQRLYDFLRRHPMWVDGFWAVILFGLTAVSGAAVEESRGTESPALIVPVMLLLSLVVALRRRMPERMLVLALVVGLGQLILDVPVLPADFALLVIAYTVAATGARWASRLALTAGLCAAPLAQMRWPSPYASTAENVVLSVILAVPFALAWVLGDSIRTRRAYFAQLEERAARLEKEREAQAKVAVAAERARIARELHDVVAHNVSVMVVQADGAAYVLDAAPDQARKALETISTTGRQALAEMRRLLGVLRTGEHQEAGEYVPQPGLQQIEDLVEQCRESGLPVDFKVEGTSRELPRGVELTAYRIVQEALTNTRKHGGPDAGASVRLVYFDDGLGLLVEDDGKGAPHELYEEGGFDGQGHGLIGMRERVGMVGGTLDAGPRPGGGFRISALLPLKPAH, from the coding sequence GTGCAGCGCCTCTATGACTTCCTCCGCAGACACCCGATGTGGGTCGACGGCTTCTGGGCCGTGATCCTGTTCGGGCTCACGGCGGTCAGCGGAGCGGCCGTGGAGGAGTCCCGGGGCACCGAGAGCCCGGCCCTCATCGTCCCGGTCATGCTTCTGCTGTCCCTAGTGGTGGCGCTGCGCCGCCGGATGCCGGAGCGGATGCTGGTCCTCGCCCTGGTGGTGGGCCTCGGGCAACTGATCCTCGACGTGCCCGTGCTGCCCGCCGACTTCGCCCTGCTGGTGATCGCCTACACGGTCGCGGCGACCGGCGCCCGCTGGGCGTCCCGCCTCGCGCTGACCGCGGGCCTGTGCGCGGCCCCGCTCGCGCAGATGCGCTGGCCCAGTCCGTACGCGAGCACGGCCGAGAACGTCGTCCTGTCGGTCATCCTCGCCGTGCCCTTCGCCCTCGCATGGGTGCTCGGCGACTCCATACGCACCCGCCGCGCCTACTTCGCGCAGCTGGAGGAGCGGGCCGCCCGGCTGGAGAAGGAGCGCGAGGCGCAGGCCAAGGTCGCGGTCGCCGCCGAGCGCGCCCGGATAGCCCGCGAGCTGCACGACGTGGTCGCCCACAACGTGTCCGTGATGGTGGTGCAGGCCGACGGCGCCGCCTACGTCCTCGACGCGGCGCCCGACCAGGCCAGGAAGGCCCTGGAGACCATCTCCACCACCGGCCGCCAGGCCCTCGCCGAGATGCGCCGCCTGCTGGGCGTGCTGCGCACCGGAGAGCACCAGGAGGCGGGGGAGTACGTGCCCCAGCCGGGGCTGCAGCAGATCGAGGACCTCGTCGAGCAGTGCCGGGAGTCCGGGCTGCCCGTGGACTTCAAGGTCGAGGGCACCTCGCGCGAACTGCCCCGCGGGGTCGAGCTGACCGCCTACCGGATCGTGCAGGAGGCGCTGACCAACACCCGCAAGCACGGCGGTCCCGACGCGGGCGCCAGCGTGCGGCTGGTGTACTTCGACGACGGGCTGGGCCTGCTCGTGGAGGACGACGGCAAGGGCGCCCCGCACGAGCTGTACGAGGAGGGCGGGTTCGACGGCCAGGGCCACGGCCTGATCGGCATGCGGGAACGGGTCGGCATGGTGGGCGGAACGCTGGACGCGGGACCGCGGCCGGGCGGAGGATTCCGCATCAGTGCGCTGCTGCCGCTCAAACCAGCGCACTGA
- a CDS encoding SAM-dependent methyltransferase: MTAGTAGTAGTAGDGFRGWREAAQEALYGPDGFYRRPGTGPAGHFRTSVHASPLYADAVARLLCRVDEALGRPAALDFVDLAAGRGELVTGVLGALPADVADRVRPCAVELAARPDGLDGRIVWRDAPPEGITGLLFANEWLDNVPVDVAETDASGTPRYVLVRADGAERLGEPVAGADAGWLDRWWPLPPEEGLRAEIGLPRDRAWAAAVGALERGVAVAVDYAHTAGARPPFGTLTAFREGRETAPVPDGSRDLTAHVALDACAAAPALPGARLLTQRDALRSLGVTGGRPPLALAGSDPAGYVRALAAAGEAAELTAPGGLGDFGWLVQPVGAEDVLGG; encoded by the coding sequence GTGACGGCGGGGACGGCGGGGACGGCCGGGACGGCGGGGGACGGTTTCCGCGGGTGGCGGGAGGCGGCTCAGGAGGCCCTGTACGGCCCGGACGGCTTCTACCGCCGCCCCGGCACGGGCCCGGCCGGGCACTTCCGGACCTCCGTGCACGCCTCGCCGCTGTACGCGGACGCCGTGGCGCGGCTGCTGTGCCGGGTCGACGAGGCGCTGGGCCGGCCGGCGGCGCTGGACTTCGTGGACCTGGCCGCCGGACGGGGCGAACTGGTCACCGGGGTGCTCGGCGCGCTCCCCGCGGACGTGGCGGACCGTGTGCGCCCCTGCGCGGTCGAGCTGGCCGCGCGGCCCGACGGGCTGGACGGGCGGATCGTGTGGCGGGACGCGCCGCCGGAGGGGATCACGGGGCTGCTGTTCGCCAACGAGTGGCTGGACAACGTGCCGGTGGACGTCGCCGAGACGGACGCGTCCGGCACCCCGCGGTACGTGCTGGTGCGGGCGGACGGGGCCGAGCGGCTCGGGGAGCCGGTCGCCGGGGCGGACGCCGGGTGGCTGGACCGGTGGTGGCCGCTGCCGCCCGAGGAGGGTCTGCGCGCGGAGATCGGACTCCCCCGGGACCGCGCCTGGGCGGCGGCCGTCGGCGCGCTGGAGCGCGGTGTCGCCGTCGCCGTGGACTACGCGCACACGGCCGGCGCGCGCCCGCCGTTCGGGACGCTGACCGCGTTCCGTGAGGGGCGGGAGACGGCGCCGGTGCCGGACGGCTCCCGCGACCTCACGGCGCACGTCGCGCTGGACGCGTGCGCCGCCGCCCCCGCCCTGCCGGGCGCGCGCCTGCTGACGCAGCGGGACGCCCTGCGCTCCCTGGGCGTCACCGGCGGGCGTCCCCCGCTGGCCCTGGCGGGCAGCGACCCGGCCGGCTACGTCCGCGCCCTCGCCGCCGCCGGGGAGGCCGCCGAGCTGACCGCGCCGGGCGGCCTCGGCGACTTCGGCTGGCTGGTGCAGCCGGTGGGGGCCGAGGACGTCCTCGGCGGCTGA